The Desulfobacterales bacterium genome has a segment encoding these proteins:
- a CDS encoding serine hydrolase domain-containing protein, with the protein MILKKRILKHMVLYLVCLAVSTAAFYAFIVVYAQKTFYLSDKQWHPAEAESQGIDPNLLNKAFNYVDTRLPTARSLLLLRNGKTVAEKYYWLGGPKETDYLHSLNLPLLQILIGIAIDQQLIQGPQQPLAAFFQKHLTQNLPDGTASMTLSRLLRSQAPLLWGAGSPDYWDLFYAEDKIEASLRLISRQQTNIQPATNFAAAYLLSQVIEQVSGQSVFNFADRYLFQPLGITTYAADDGDLPRDPMV; encoded by the coding sequence ATGATACTTAAAAAACGCATCCTCAAACATATGGTTCTTTACCTGGTCTGTCTTGCAGTCTCAACAGCGGCATTTTACGCTTTCATTGTTGTTTATGCTCAAAAGACATTTTATTTGAGCGATAAACAATGGCATCCGGCGGAAGCGGAATCGCAGGGCATCGACCCGAACCTTTTAAACAAAGCATTTAACTATGTTGACACGCGGCTACCCACTGCTCGAAGCCTGTTGCTGCTTCGCAACGGCAAGACGGTCGCCGAAAAATACTATTGGCTCGGTGGCCCCAAGGAGACAGATTACCTGCATTCCCTGAATCTGCCGCTCCTGCAGATATTGATCGGTATCGCCATTGATCAACAATTGATCCAGGGCCCGCAGCAACCACTAGCTGCTTTTTTCCAAAAACATCTGACGCAAAACCTACCGGATGGTACAGCATCGATGACGTTAAGCCGCCTGCTAAGGTCACAGGCACCACTGCTTTGGGGAGCCGGAAGCCCGGATTATTGGGATTTGTTTTACGCAGAAGATAAAATTGAGGCCAGTCTGCGACTCATTTCCCGGCAACAGACAAATATCCAACCGGCGACAAACTTTGCCGCAGCGTATTTGTTGAGCCAGGTGATTGAACAGGTATCCGGCCAGAGCGTATTCAATTTTGCTGACCGTTATCTGTTCCAACCTCTGGGCATAACAACCTACGCAGCCGACGATGGCGACCTGCCACGCGATCCAATGGT